A region from the Canis aureus isolate CA01 chromosome 8, VMU_Caureus_v.1.0, whole genome shotgun sequence genome encodes:
- the IFI44 gene encoding interferon-induced protein 44 isoform X2 — protein MAVTTYLTKMQEKKLQSCFGGKRFTLLYKASVHDFSGYNVYKRCNNQGPTVMVIYSGHDIFGAYIKDSYQEYGDRVPIVLFAFQKNEISECKIGAYSPSTFLCLYKEDNCSEFLLNLDGKKVTMKLDTIEKLQLKVQVSNERHQKHQKDQIISVKECEVFRCEDLLDKRNMEEITQLHKSLLFDIKSYRPYRDLVRQIRILLLGPTGAGKSSFFNSVKSVFRGHVTHQALVGSDAAGVSDKYRVYSIKDAGYNNSLPFILCDSMGLGEEDKGPCMDDIVYILKGHISDRYQFNSMKPITPGHSNYIENPLLKDRIHCAVFVFNINSVEHLSYEMMAKIKKIRRELIKCGIIHVVLLTHVDSLDLITKGDFIDIYRCTLVKCKLEMVHRELGFALSDILVVSNYTSEWELEPVKDLLILSALRQMLWAADDFLEDLPPEKTEKRK, from the exons ATGGCAGTGACAACTTATTTGACAAAGATGCAAGAAAAGAAGCTGCAAAGTTGTTTTGGAGGAAAACGGTTTACCCTTCTCTATAAAGCAAGTGTCCATGATTTCTCTGGATATAATGTGTACAAGAGATGCAATAACCAAGGGCCTACTGTGATGGTGATTTATAGTGGACATGATATTTTTGGGGCATATATAAAAGACAGTTACCAGGAATATGGTGACAGAGTTCCCATTGTCctatttgcttttcaaaagaatgaaatttcagAATGCAAAATAGGTGCATATTCACCGTCTACATTTCTCTGTCTGTACAAGGAAGATAATTGTTCAGAATTCCTCTTAAATCTGGATGGAAAAAAAGTGACTATGAAATTAGATACAATTGAGAAACTTCAACTGAAAGTTCAAGTTTCAAATGAGAGACATCAAAAGCATCAAAAAGATCAAATTATTTCCGTTAAGGAATGTGAAGTTTTTCGATGTGAAG ACTTACTGGACAAAAGAAACATGGAAGAGATTACTCA GCTCCACAAGAGCTTATTGTTTGACATAAAATCCTATAGACCATATAGAGACCTGGTTCGCCAAATACGGATTCTGCTCCTGGGTCCAACTGGAGCTGGGAAGTCTAGCTTTTTCAACTCAGTTAAATCTGTTTTCCGAGGCCACGTAACACACCAGGCTCTGGTGGGCTCTGATGCAGCCGGGGTGTCTGACAAG TACAGGGTATATTCCATTAAGGATGCGGGGTATAACAACTCCCTGCCATTTATTCTGTGTGACTCAATGGGCCTGGGTGAGGAGGACAAAGGGCCGTGCATGGATGACATAGTCTACATCTTAAAAGGCCACATTTCTGACAGATACCAG TTTAATTCCATGAAACCAATCACACCAGGTCATAGTAACTATATTGAAAACCCATTGCTGAAGGACAGAATTCATTGTGCGGTATTTGTGTTCAATATCAACTCTGTTGAACACCTCTCTTATGAGATGATGGCAAAGATCAAAAAAATTCGAAGGGAGTTGATAAAGTGTG GTATAATACATGTGGTGTTGCTCACTCATGTGGATAGCTTGGATCTGATTACAAAAGGTGACTTCATAGACATATATAGATGTACACTTGTGAAGTGCAAG TTAGAGATGGTCCACAGAGAACTTGGATTTGCTCTTTCTGACATCTTGGTGGTTAGTAATTATACCTCAGAGTGGGAACTGGAACCCGTAAAGGACCTTCTGATTCTCTCTGCACTGAGACAGATGCTGTGGGCTGCAGATGACTTCTTAGAGGATTTGCCTCCTGAGAAAACAG agaaaaggaagtaa
- the IFI44 gene encoding interferon-induced protein 44 isoform X1, translated as MAVTTYLTKMQEKKLQSCFGGKRFTLLYKASVHDFSGYNVYKRCNNQGPTVMVIYSGHDIFGAYIKDSYQEYGDRVPIVLFAFQKNEISECKIGAYSPSTFLCLYKEDNCSEFLLNLDGKKVTMKLDTIEKLQLKVQVSNERHQKHQKDQIISVKECEVFRCEDLLDKRNMEEITQLHKSLLFDIKSYRPYRDLVRQIRILLLGPTGAGKSSFFNSVKSVFRGHVTHQALVGSDAAGVSDKYRVYSIKDAGYNNSLPFILCDSMGLGEEDKGPCMDDIVYILKGHISDRYQFNSMKPITPGHSNYIENPLLKDRIHCAVFVFNINSVEHLSYEMMAKIKKIRRELIKCGIIHVVLLTHVDSLDLITKGDFIDIYRCTLVKCKLEMVHRELGFALSDILVVSNYTSEWELEPVKDLLILSALRQMLWAADDFLEDLPPEKTGKKRK; from the exons ATGGCAGTGACAACTTATTTGACAAAGATGCAAGAAAAGAAGCTGCAAAGTTGTTTTGGAGGAAAACGGTTTACCCTTCTCTATAAAGCAAGTGTCCATGATTTCTCTGGATATAATGTGTACAAGAGATGCAATAACCAAGGGCCTACTGTGATGGTGATTTATAGTGGACATGATATTTTTGGGGCATATATAAAAGACAGTTACCAGGAATATGGTGACAGAGTTCCCATTGTCctatttgcttttcaaaagaatgaaatttcagAATGCAAAATAGGTGCATATTCACCGTCTACATTTCTCTGTCTGTACAAGGAAGATAATTGTTCAGAATTCCTCTTAAATCTGGATGGAAAAAAAGTGACTATGAAATTAGATACAATTGAGAAACTTCAACTGAAAGTTCAAGTTTCAAATGAGAGACATCAAAAGCATCAAAAAGATCAAATTATTTCCGTTAAGGAATGTGAAGTTTTTCGATGTGAAG ACTTACTGGACAAAAGAAACATGGAAGAGATTACTCA GCTCCACAAGAGCTTATTGTTTGACATAAAATCCTATAGACCATATAGAGACCTGGTTCGCCAAATACGGATTCTGCTCCTGGGTCCAACTGGAGCTGGGAAGTCTAGCTTTTTCAACTCAGTTAAATCTGTTTTCCGAGGCCACGTAACACACCAGGCTCTGGTGGGCTCTGATGCAGCCGGGGTGTCTGACAAG TACAGGGTATATTCCATTAAGGATGCGGGGTATAACAACTCCCTGCCATTTATTCTGTGTGACTCAATGGGCCTGGGTGAGGAGGACAAAGGGCCGTGCATGGATGACATAGTCTACATCTTAAAAGGCCACATTTCTGACAGATACCAG TTTAATTCCATGAAACCAATCACACCAGGTCATAGTAACTATATTGAAAACCCATTGCTGAAGGACAGAATTCATTGTGCGGTATTTGTGTTCAATATCAACTCTGTTGAACACCTCTCTTATGAGATGATGGCAAAGATCAAAAAAATTCGAAGGGAGTTGATAAAGTGTG GTATAATACATGTGGTGTTGCTCACTCATGTGGATAGCTTGGATCTGATTACAAAAGGTGACTTCATAGACATATATAGATGTACACTTGTGAAGTGCAAG TTAGAGATGGTCCACAGAGAACTTGGATTTGCTCTTTCTGACATCTTGGTGGTTAGTAATTATACCTCAGAGTGGGAACTGGAACCCGTAAAGGACCTTCTGATTCTCTCTGCACTGAGACAGATGCTGTGGGCTGCAGATGACTTCTTAGAGGATTTGCCTCCTGAGAAAACAGGTA agaaaaggaagtaa